In the genome of Thermoproteus tenax Kra 1, the window GAGGGGAAATTTCTCATAGTTGAATAAGAAGAAAAATAACATTTGATACAGTGCCGGTTGATGCATGTAGCGGAGTTCAAGCTGGGGGATACTTCGGCTATCAAGCCTCTCAAAGCCCCGGAGTCTTTGGTCAAAAAGCTCCACGAGCGCGTCGGGCTCAAAATCCCTGAAGATAAATATAAATATTTCCTCGATAGACTTAGAGAGGAGTATAGGAAAAATAGAAACATTAAAATCGCAGTGGATACATGCGTACACTGTGGCGCATGCATTGATGCTTGTCCAACTTATTTGACCACAAAAGATCCAAAGAACTCCCCAGTGGGACGCGCCGAGCTTATCAGGCGCGTATTGAAGAGGGGCTCTGTTACAGACGCCGACCTTGATGAGATCTACACCTACTACTGGCAGTGTCTAACATGTAGGAGGTGCGGCTACGTCTGTCCCTTCGGCATAGATCAAGCGGATATCACTAGGTTTGTCCGCGGCGTATTATATGAGATCGGGATGGTGAGCAGATATGCGGCTATGACGATAGACGCCCACGAGACTAGCGGCAACGCTATGAAAATAACGCCGGCGGCTGCAGTCAATATATTGAACTACTTCGCAGAAGAGATAAAGGCCGAGAAAGGCGTCGAGGTTACTTACTATGTATACCGCCACGACCAGAAGAAGATGATAAAGTTTGTCGGCAAAAACGCAGTGGGCGAAATACCTAGAGACAGCCCCGAGTGGCCCGAAGCGGTCCTTTTCCCCTCCTCTGCAGACCTCTTCCTCAACACAGAGACTCTCAAAGGCTATCTCACATTCCTAAACGCTGTAAAAATAAGATTTGCCGTCCACACCGGATGTACTGAGGTGGCGAACTTCGGGCTATGGACTCACGAGAAACACATGGAGTACATCGGCAACATATACTGCAACGCCGCGAAAGAGCTCGGAGCAAAATATGCGATATTCGGCGAGTGCGGACACGGCTGGAGGGCGTTTAAAAACGTAGTGGCTCCGAGGCTTGAGAAGGAGGGCATCAAGGTCTACCATATACACCATCTCGTTGTCAAGGCTATTAAGGAGGGCAAAATAAAGCTGGATCCTGAGGCCAACGGAGATAAAGTGTATATGTACCAGGATCCATGTCAGTATAGCAGAGGCGGCGACCTCTACGAGGAGCCGCGGTTTATTATAAGCCGCGTAGTAAAGAGGTGGGTCGAGTGTCCGCAGAACCGCCAGCTCAACTGGTGTTGCGGCGGCCAGGCGGGCATGCTTGCGGACGAGATGAAGCCTCTGAGGCTCCAGTACGCAAGGCTGTGGTACGAGTGCGCTATAAACGCAGGCGCAGAGCACGTGGTAAGACCTTGCTCAATGTGCAAGGGAACTCTCAATTCTATTATAGGAGATCTCAATAAGATATACAGGCGCAATTTGACGTATGGAGGACTAATGGACCTAGTATACAGAGCCTTGGTGCTCTAGTATACACTCTGTTCACAAAAACTAATATTTGTTCCAGTTCCGATATTACGCAAGAACAAGGCATTTATTACAATTGATCGTTCCTACATATGGCTTACGAACTAGACTTTTACGCCGCCAAAATACTCGAGATAATAGCAGACGAGGAGGTCAGAGGGGCGCACGGGATTACCCCCTACCAAATTATGCGCAGGCTGGAGGCGTACCCCTCCTTCCTATACAAAAACGTGAAAAATCTAGAGAGGCGGGGGCTTATAGCGTGCACCAGAGGCTCTCGGGGGAGGCTCTGTTCCGTCACTATCAGTGGCCTACTCGCCTATCTTAAAAACGGCGGAGACCCGGACAAATACGTGCGGCTCTTCTTTAGAAAACTCGGTTTCGAGAGCCTGCCGGTCGCTCCAGATGAGGCGAAGAATATCTTGCGCCTGCTCGTTAACGACTCGGCGATCCCCAGAGATTTAAACGACCTGTTCACCTGGGCTCTACTATACTGTAAATACTATTTTGTAACAAAGTTCCTCAGGGCCCTCTCGACACTGTTGGATATTAGGGTCGTAGTTACGCCCCAGAGGGTGTATGTGAAGAGGGGGAATATAGAGGTGTGTTCGTGCGAAAAACGTAGCTGCGACGAGTGCAGAGTTAGGGCTCTGCTAAATTCCTGACCTCTTTTCCAACGGCTCTAGCTATTAGCAATAGGTAATAGATGCCTCTCCTCGTATCCTCGTCCCTCAGAAGCCCCAGGATGTCCGATATTCCCACCCTCTTTTTCATGCCCCTCTCTATCTCAGGGTCGGCTATAGCGTTGACGAGCGCCATGAGGTGCTGCGAGCGGGTGAGGGTATCTAACGCCGTGCCCAACAGCCGCACGGCCCGGCCTATCTCCTCCACTATCTCGTCGGTTACTATATCGTGGAGCATCTTGATAGTAGCCGCGAGCTCGACCAACGTGTCGAGCGTCCCGCTCCTCACGAGGAACTCGAGCGCGGCTTTTGCTCTGGCGTCTACCTCCTCCTGGGAAATTGGAGGGACCGCCCCCTTGATCTCCTCGGTGGCGTGCCATCTGCGGCGGATCTCCGC includes:
- a CDS encoding (Fe-S)-binding protein; translation: MHVAEFKLGDTSAIKPLKAPESLVKKLHERVGLKIPEDKYKYFLDRLREEYRKNRNIKIAVDTCVHCGACIDACPTYLTTKDPKNSPVGRAELIRRVLKRGSVTDADLDEIYTYYWQCLTCRRCGYVCPFGIDQADITRFVRGVLYEIGMVSRYAAMTIDAHETSGNAMKITPAAAVNILNYFAEEIKAEKGVEVTYYVYRHDQKKMIKFVGKNAVGEIPRDSPEWPEAVLFPSSADLFLNTETLKGYLTFLNAVKIRFAVHTGCTEVANFGLWTHEKHMEYIGNIYCNAAKELGAKYAIFGECGHGWRAFKNVVAPRLEKEGIKVYHIHHLVVKAIKEGKIKLDPEANGDKVYMYQDPCQYSRGGDLYEEPRFIISRVVKRWVECPQNRQLNWCCGGQAGMLADEMKPLRLQYARLWYECAINAGAEHVVRPCSMCKGTLNSIIGDLNKIYRRNLTYGGLMDLVYRALVL
- a CDS encoding DUF1641 domain-containing protein; this translates as MTAPQRDAEIRRRWHATEEIKGAVPPISQEEVDARAKAALEFLVRSGTLDTLVELAATIKMLHDIVTDEIVEEIGRAVRLLGTALDTLTRSQHLMALVNAIADPEIERGMKKRVGISDILGLLRDEDTRRGIYYLLLIARAVGKEVRNLAEP